CCACCAAAAATCACTTCATGCTACCGTAGCCGTAATCGTATCCGCCCTCTGCATTATGGATGAATTCAAAGAATCCTTTGGTAGGTGCTGGCGGATTTCGGTCGAGCACCATGCCACGCATATCTACCTGTAGGTTGTAAATGCGAATGGTATCGCCATTTGCTTCGGCTGTGTAAAATCCCTTCGCAAACCAGCGCATGGTTTCAGCCACTTCGGGTTCAAGCTTATCGAGCAACGAATCATTCTGTGGAAAGAACTGAAAGGAATCAATCGAAGAGCCCAGCAAGGAATATGGCTTTATGTAAATGCCACCATCAGCGCTTGCTACTCCATACCAATTCATGCTGGCCACGCCAACGGGCATGGTTAGCAACAATTCAGCTTGAATGTCTTGATCGGCAAGCTCCGCTTTCAGCCGTGCGTTCATCTCCATTTTAACTGCGAATGTGAATACGAGGTAGGCACTACTGAGTATCAATCCAATGGCGTTCCAACGGAACATCTTCGGTTTCATTCGGGGGATAAAAAGACCACCCAAGGTGCCAATTAGGAGCGGAAGCGTGTAGGTGGGGTCAACCACATTCACAATATCGAGTCCGAGTCGTACATCAGAAAAAGGCAAGAAGAGCTGTGTGCCGTAGGAAGTGCAGTAATCGAGTAAGGCATGCGTAACCAGACACA
Above is a window of Flavobacteriales bacterium DNA encoding:
- a CDS encoding metal-dependent hydrolase, whose translation is MDSITQAALGAAIGQATLGKRIGPKAAIAGALVATIPDLDVLLRVFYNSYDMLRIHRGISHSLLFGVFGAVLLSLILQRTKLFSSISFLRLWWFNALCLVTHALLDYCTSYGTQLFLPFSDVRLGLDIVNVVDPTYTLPLLIGTLGGLFIPRMKPKMFRWNAIGLILSSAYLVFTFAVKMEMNARLKAELADQDIQAELLLTMPVGVASMNWYGVASADGGIYIKPYSLLGSSIDSFQFFPQNDSLLDKLEPEVAETMRWFAKGFYTAEANGDTIRIYNLQVDMRGMVLDRNPPAPTKGFFEFIHNAEGGYDYGYGSMK